From the genome of Pelosinus fermentans DSM 17108:
GCAGTTGCCCTTATTTCGAAGAAAAAGAAACCCATTCTAATATGCGGCGGTGGAGTAAAATACGCAGAAGCGGCAGCCGTATTTAAGCTCTTTGCTGAGAAGTTCAATATTCCTTTTGGAGAAACACAAGCTGGCAAAGGTGCAATCGTCTGGGATCATGAGTTAAATCTTGGCGGAATCGGTGAAACAGGCAGTCTGGCAGCAAACACAATTGCGAAAGAAACAGATCTTGTCATTGGTGTAGGTACGCGGTATACAGACTTTACAACCTCTTCGAAATGGATATTCCAGAATCCAGAGGTAGACTATTTAAATATAAATGTAGCTGCTTTTGATGCTTATAAATTGGATGGTGTAAAAGTGGTCGCTGATGCAAAGGCTGCTTTGGAAGCATTAACGGAAGAATTAGAAAAAATAGACTATCAATCAGCCTATGAAACTCAGATAAAAGATGCTAAAGATAAATTGAAGGCAGAAGTAGATCGAGTATATGCAGTGGAATATACAGGTGAAGGTTTTGTTCCTGAAATTGATGATCATCTTGACCGTGCCGTTTTAGAAGAGTTTAAAAAGGTAACTGGTTCCTGCTTAACCCAGTCAAGAGTCTTAGGCGTATTGAATGAACTGCTCGGTGAGACTGATATTATCGTTGGCGCATCAGGAAGCTTGCCGGGAGATCTGCAGCGAGTTTGGCGGGCAAAAGGAACAAATACCTACCATATGGAATATGGATTTTCCTGCATGGGATATGAAGTAAATGCAAGCCTGGGTGTGAAATTGGCTGCACCAGATCAGGAAGTATATACATTTGTTGGTGATGGTTCCTATATGATGCTGCATTCTGAATTACCGACTTCTATTCAGGAAAGAAAAAAGATCAATGTGATACTATTGGATAATATGACATTTGGTTGTATCAACAATGTACAAATGGAACATGGAATGGGAAGCTTCGGTACTGAATTTAGATTTAGAGACAAAGCAAGCGGCAAGTTAGATGGCGGATTTGTGCCTATTGACTTTGCTATGAATGCAGCTTCTTATGGATGCAAGACGTATACCGTTAAAACAGTAGATGAACTGAAGGCTGCAGTCATTGATTCGAAAAAGCAAACTGTTTCTACGCTGATTGATATAAAAGTGCTGCCTAAAACCATGGTGCATAAATACAATTCATGGTGGCGAGTTGGTGTTGCGGAGGTTTCTACCAGCGAAAAGATTCAGGAAGTGTATAAAACAATAAGAAAGAATATTGATCAGGCTCGGGAGTATTAACATCAGTTAAATAAATATCCACAAGCAGTAAGTCATAAATAATGATCATTGTTCGAATCGATCATTTTTAAATGAATAACTCAAATAATTGTAGAAAATTGTGAATCTTATTTTATGGCTTACGTTTGCTTGTATCTAATCTCTATAGGATAATGAAACCGAATTTACGGTTCATTATTAAAAAATGCCCTCAACGTGCCCGGGCACTTTAATTTTACGAATATTTCATTTAATTATTATTTTTAGAATTATCACAACGGCTATGAAGGCATAGAAAAATGAAATAATTTTGTATTTAATGGAAATCATCCGTTGAATAAATAGTGAAAATGGATAGGGAGGAAAGTAGTATGAATGGACAGGTAAGTACAGCTTCCGGAACCGAGACAGCGGCATCCAAGGAACCGAACTCATCAATGAATGGAAACCAACGTACCCCCAAGTCATTTTTAAAAAGGATTACATTTATATCAACATTTGGAGGACTGCTTTTTGGGTATGATACGGGTGTTATTAATGGAGCATTGCCGTATATGTCTCAAGCTGATCAATTAAACCTAAACGCATATACAGAAGGTTTGGTTGCCAGTTCACTTCTGTTTGGAGCTGCACTAGGAGCTGTGGCAGGGGGCTTTTTTTCCGATAAGAATGGTCGTCGAAAGAATATTCTTTCTTTAGCAGTAATATTCTTTATTGCTGCACTTGGATGTACTTTTGCCCCCAGTGTACCCATCATGGTTGGATTTCGGTTTTTGCTTGGCTTAGCTGTAGGGGGAGCCTCTGTTACGGTACCCACCTATTTAGCTGAAATGTCTCCTTCGGAGAATCGGGGCCGCATGGTTACTCAAAATGAATTGATGATTGTTACAGGGCAGCTTTTAGCTTTCGTTTTTAATGCCATTATCGGCGTTACATTAGGTCATGAAGCTCATGTTTGGCGTTATATGTTAGTTATTGCTTCGATCCCCGCTGTGGTCTTATGGTTTGGCATGCTTGTAATGCCGGAAAGTCCTCGTTGGCTTGCATCAAAGGGCAGAATTGGAGATGCATTACGCGTTCTTCAGCAAGTACGTGAAGAAAATAGAGCTCAAGCTGAATTGAATGAAATTCAAGAGACACTTGCAGAAGAAGCCGAACTCAAAAAAGCGACTTATAAAGATTTGACAATTCCTTGGGTGCGTCGAATCGTATTCTTAGGGGTTGGTATTAGTGTTGTTCAGCAAATTACAGGGGTTAACTCCATTATGTATTATGGAACGGAGATTTTAAGAAATGCCGGATTTAGCACAGAGGCAGCCTTAATTGGTAATATTGCAAATGGTGTCATTTCGGTAGTGGCTACGATTGTAGGA
Proteins encoded in this window:
- the iolD gene encoding 3D-(3,5/4)-trihydroxycyclohexane-1,2-dione acylhydrolase (decyclizing), producing the protein MKKIRLTVAQALIKFLNNQYVEFDGVERKFVKGIFTIFGHGNVIGLGQALEQDAGDLIVHQGRNEQGMAHAAIGFAKQKFRKQIYACTSSVGPGAANMITAAATATANRIPVLFLPGDVYATRQPDPVLQQIEQFHDFSISTNDAFKAVSKYWDRISRPEQLMTACINAMRVLTDPADTGAVTIALPQDVQGEAYDYPEYFFQKRVHRIERRPATKEMIQDAVALISKKKKPILICGGGVKYAEAAAVFKLFAEKFNIPFGETQAGKGAIVWDHELNLGGIGETGSLAANTIAKETDLVIGVGTRYTDFTTSSKWIFQNPEVDYLNINVAAFDAYKLDGVKVVADAKAALEALTEELEKIDYQSAYETQIKDAKDKLKAEVDRVYAVEYTGEGFVPEIDDHLDRAVLEEFKKVTGSCLTQSRVLGVLNELLGETDIIVGASGSLPGDLQRVWRAKGTNTYHMEYGFSCMGYEVNASLGVKLAAPDQEVYTFVGDGSYMMLHSELPTSIQERKKINVILLDNMTFGCINNVQMEHGMGSFGTEFRFRDKASGKLDGGFVPIDFAMNAASYGCKTYTVKTVDELKAAVIDSKKQTVSTLIDIKVLPKTMVHKYNSWWRVGVAEVSTSEKIQEVYKTIRKNIDQAREY
- a CDS encoding sugar porter family MFS transporter yields the protein MNGQVSTASGTETAASKEPNSSMNGNQRTPKSFLKRITFISTFGGLLFGYDTGVINGALPYMSQADQLNLNAYTEGLVASSLLFGAALGAVAGGFFSDKNGRRKNILSLAVIFFIAALGCTFAPSVPIMVGFRFLLGLAVGGASVTVPTYLAEMSPSENRGRMVTQNELMIVTGQLLAFVFNAIIGVTLGHEAHVWRYMLVIASIPAVVLWFGMLVMPESPRWLASKGRIGDALRVLQQVREENRAQAELNEIQETLAEEAELKKATYKDLTIPWVRRIVFLGVGISVVQQITGVNSIMYYGTEILRNAGFSTEAALIGNIANGVISVVATIVGIWLLGKVGRRPMLLVGQIGTTTALLLIGIFSLTMQGSAMLPFIVLSLTVTFLAFQQGAISPVTWLMLSEIFPLRLRGLGMGVSVFCLWVINFLIGLSFPVLLAKLGLSTTFFVFVALGLIAITFVNKYVPETKDRTLEQLECDFRNFDKPKNKVVQASIIDCD